From Camelina sativa cultivar DH55 chromosome 7, Cs, whole genome shotgun sequence, one genomic window encodes:
- the LOC104701255 gene encoding E3 ubiquitin-protein ligase SINA-like 2 produces MKGEASSSRRKRQRAPAVAEGEEEAENGGGGDEVTRSGTMFELDLLDCPICCHALTIPIFQCDNGHIACSSCCTKVRNKCPSCTLPIGNFRSRIMERVVEAVIVPCPNAKLGCTEKFSYGKELAHEKKCRFALCYCPEPGCDFSGVYKDLYSHYYANHDDEDSWNKFVCGRSSGAWLHISDKILVLQESADGPLVVVQCFKEPQGFYVTVNCIAPSAPGVGEFSYHLSYKSGGKTMTFELEEMERIQKVSYRTPEKDFMLVPYYFQEQGIRLKMNICIRRLENNEEEEEDADEED; encoded by the exons ATGAAAGGAGAAGCTTCGAGCAGCCGCCGTAAGAGACAACGAGCTCCCGCCGTTgcagaaggtgaagaagaagccgagaatggtggaggaggagatgagGTGACACGATCTGGGACAATGTTCGAGCTAGATCTCCTCGATTGTCCCATTTGTTGTCACGCACTCACGATTCCTATCTTTCAG tGTGACAATGGACATATAGCTTGTTCGTCTTGTTGTACTAAAGTGAGGAACAAATGCCCTTCTTGCACTTTACCAATTGGTAACTTTAGATCTAGGATAATGGAGAGAGTTGTTGAAGCTGTCATTGTGCCATGCCCAAACGCCAAACTTGGTTGTACTGAGAAGTTCTCTTATGGGAAAGAGTTAGCCCATGAGAAGAAATGCAGGTTTGCTCTGTGCTACTGTCCTGAACCAGGCTGTGACTTCAGCGGCGTGTACAAGGATCTCTATAGTCACTACTATGCTAACCACGACGACGAAGACTCATGGAATAAATTCGTGTGTGGCCGTTCCTCTGGCGCATGGCTGCACATAAGTGATAAGATTCTTGTTCTTCAGGAATCTGCAGATGGTCCCTTGGTTGTGGTTCAGTGTTTTAAGGAGCCGCAAGGATTTTACGTGACTGTGAATTGTATAGCACCTTCTGCTCCAGGAGTTGGGGagttctcctatcatctctcCTACAAGTCTGGAGGTAAAACTATGACGTTTGAACTGGAGGAGATGGAAAGGATTCAGAAAGTGAGCTATCGAACTCCTGAGAAGGACTTTATGTTGGTCCCTTACTATTTCCAGGAGCAGGGGATTCGTTTGAAAATGAATATTTGCATCCGCCGGCTagaaaacaatgaagaagaagaagaagatgctgatgaagaagattaa